From a region of the Fuerstiella sp. genome:
- a CDS encoding pseudouridine synthase — protein MNDRLPILYCDDQYVAIAKPAGMFVHRTNMDRRVRDVVVQTVRDQLHRPVFPVHRVDRPASGIVLMGLSSQAASAASELFRDRKVDKAYLALVRGYPPYDGHIDRPLTKPEAACGEPLEAITEFTTERRFEVPLRSDRFPTTRCSLVRVLPRTGRFHQIRRHLNGINHPVIGDTSHGDSRQNRFFRRYANAVRLMLHAAELRFHHPVTKECVEIRCPMPDDMLGPLTRLTDHSLPETVQHCEPPGHLKPQAGIQFSVRPDGL, from the coding sequence TTGAATGACAGATTGCCAATTCTGTATTGTGATGATCAGTACGTTGCGATTGCCAAACCCGCAGGCATGTTTGTGCACCGTACGAATATGGACCGACGTGTTCGTGATGTGGTTGTACAGACAGTGCGCGATCAGTTGCATCGTCCTGTGTTTCCGGTCCACCGAGTTGACCGTCCAGCATCCGGTATTGTGTTAATGGGACTCAGTTCTCAGGCGGCGTCGGCAGCATCGGAATTGTTCCGTGACCGAAAAGTGGACAAAGCCTATCTGGCACTCGTCAGGGGCTATCCCCCGTATGACGGCCACATTGATCGGCCCCTGACCAAACCGGAAGCAGCGTGTGGTGAACCCCTGGAGGCGATAACTGAATTTACGACAGAGCGACGGTTCGAAGTCCCGCTCAGGTCGGACCGGTTTCCCACAACACGCTGCAGTCTTGTTCGGGTGTTACCCAGAACCGGTCGGTTCCATCAGATTCGCCGACACCTGAACGGGATCAATCACCCGGTGATTGGTGACACGTCCCACGGTGACAGCCGGCAGAATCGTTTTTTTCGGAGATATGCGAACGCCGTTCGGCTGATGCTGCATGCCGCTGAACTCAGATTTCACCATCCGGTAACCAAAGAATGTGTCGAGATCCGATGTCCGATGCCGGACGATATGCTGGGGCCATTGACACGACTGACTGACCACAGCCTGCCGGAGACCGTTCAGCACTGTGAGCCTCCCGGTCATTTGAAACCTCAGGCGGGCATACAGTTTTCAGTACGGCCGGATGGTCTTTAA
- a CDS encoding MotA/TolQ/ExbB proton channel family protein, giving the protein MLSLTLSENSRPRRFAWKFLSVPLVVLLFVTALPDLNSVVFAQAPADQNDAAPVQETDDQPATSRNFLTWMIEALGLFWMFVFSGLSFVMVALIMMNLMQVRREVLLPNEFVEDFEGKLNAKDFQGAYDHARNDDSFVARVLAAGMGRLSRGYPEAMEGMQEAGEDENMALEHRLSYLALIGTVAPMLGLMGTVQGMIASFDKIATSPSTPKPADLAQGISTALFTTLIGLGIAVPAMIFYSILRNRIQRLVLEIGMVSEGLMSRFSLVGKQKGTTIDS; this is encoded by the coding sequence ATGTTGAGTCTGACTTTGTCTGAAAACTCCCGCCCGAGGCGATTTGCCTGGAAATTCCTGTCAGTCCCGCTTGTTGTTCTGCTGTTTGTGACGGCACTGCCTGACTTGAACTCCGTGGTCTTTGCTCAGGCGCCTGCTGATCAGAACGACGCTGCTCCTGTGCAGGAGACCGATGACCAGCCGGCGACCAGCCGCAATTTTCTGACATGGATGATCGAGGCGCTGGGTCTGTTCTGGATGTTTGTATTTTCCGGGCTGTCATTTGTGATGGTGGCTTTGATCATGATGAATCTGATGCAGGTTCGTCGTGAGGTCCTGTTGCCGAATGAATTCGTTGAAGACTTCGAAGGTAAACTGAATGCCAAAGATTTTCAGGGAGCCTACGATCATGCTCGTAACGATGACTCGTTTGTCGCGCGCGTCCTGGCGGCCGGAATGGGTCGTCTGAGCCGAGGATACCCGGAAGCGATGGAAGGAATGCAGGAAGCCGGCGAAGATGAGAACATGGCCCTCGAACATCGCCTGAGTTACCTGGCACTGATTGGAACCGTGGCACCCATGTTGGGCCTGATGGGTACGGTTCAGGGAATGATTGCCAGCTTCGACAAAATTGCCACCAGTCCGTCAACTCCGAAGCCTGCGGATCTGGCTCAGGGAATTTCTACGGCCCTGTTTACTACATTGATTGGTCTTGGGATTGCTGTGCCGGCAATGATTTTTTACAGCATTCTTCGCAATCGGATCCAGCGACTCGTGCTGGAAATTGGCATGGTCAGTGAGGGATTGATGAGTCGTTTTTCTCTGGTCGGCAAGCAAAAGGGAACGACGATAGATTCCTAA
- a CDS encoding tetratricopeptide repeat protein codes for MRREHQSSVVAVTRTLQRSGGTFVPFCEYAMTLFCSHALILRSLMICILITTTSTFAADQVTRISDGETIRGEFKTLSKTQIVITRSNDQSETISPANIYDIRFHREPPPLQTARSSERNGSYKAAIGQLQEVKAEYAGSDRRVPIEIDFLTARCHARRALSNPEETAVALESLQLFAQQHAENYRTLEARLLQAQLLIEFDRVQGRKLLKQLRNCRVEGFEVQAGLILGHALLEEDQVDQAMQIFYVVTGKSAENPTLQILHYDSRIGRAECFQRQNRWPQALETLKAVIAEVPEDEEPILAKAWNDMGDCYRLSNQPQGALMAYLHVDILYSNVPVEHAEALHRLGALWEDTGHPDRSHDARSRLQAQYPQSPWVRQVSN; via the coding sequence ATGAGACGTGAACACCAGAGCTCAGTTGTTGCTGTCACCCGAACGCTGCAGCGTTCGGGTGGTACCTTCGTCCCGTTTTGTGAGTATGCCATGACTTTGTTCTGTTCGCACGCGTTGATCCTGCGATCACTGATGATTTGCATTTTAATCACAACAACATCGACGTTTGCTGCCGACCAGGTGACTCGTATCAGCGATGGCGAGACGATTCGGGGCGAATTCAAAACGCTTTCGAAAACCCAGATCGTTATTACACGATCGAACGACCAGTCCGAAACGATATCACCGGCCAATATTTACGACATTCGATTTCATCGTGAACCTCCTCCTCTGCAAACAGCACGAAGCAGCGAACGAAATGGAAGCTACAAAGCAGCCATCGGGCAATTACAGGAAGTCAAAGCAGAGTATGCCGGCAGCGACAGACGGGTTCCGATCGAAATTGATTTTTTGACTGCCCGCTGTCACGCGCGTCGTGCGTTATCGAATCCCGAGGAAACTGCTGTGGCGCTTGAGTCGCTTCAGTTATTTGCTCAACAGCATGCCGAAAATTATCGAACGCTGGAGGCCAGGTTACTGCAGGCACAGTTGCTGATTGAATTCGATCGGGTTCAGGGCAGGAAACTACTGAAACAACTGCGCAACTGCCGTGTTGAAGGTTTTGAGGTCCAGGCAGGTTTGATCCTCGGACATGCATTGCTTGAGGAAGACCAAGTGGATCAGGCTATGCAAATCTTTTATGTGGTGACCGGGAAGAGTGCGGAAAACCCGACACTGCAGATTTTACATTACGACAGCCGGATCGGGCGTGCGGAGTGTTTTCAGAGACAGAACAGATGGCCACAGGCACTGGAGACGCTCAAGGCAGTCATTGCCGAAGTTCCCGAGGACGAGGAGCCGATTCTGGCGAAAGCCTGGAACGATATGGGTGACTGTTATCGACTCAGCAATCAGCCGCAGGGTGCCCTTATGGCGTACCTGCACGTCGATATTTTGTACTCCAATGTGCCTGTTGAACATGCAGAAGCCCTGCATCGGCTTGGGGCACTGTGGGAAGATACCGGCCACCCGGACCGGAGTCATGATGCCCGATCGCGGTTGCAGGCTCAGTACCCGCAGAGTCCGTGGGTCCGGCAAGTCAGCAATTAG
- a CDS encoding biopolymer transporter ExbD encodes MKIRNRNPTADKIESQMTPMIDVVFLLLIFFMFTLKIIEPEGDFNINMPLSRPAEAAVTDAELPPLKVRLEADPGTGDLRSLRFGDRDLGGGPDAFRTLNEEINRIVLALQNVGPADAEDGAETQEVELDPDFNLDYRYVISAISACSGRVTAEGTTVPLLSRIKFAQVRQEEPLPVTEQ; translated from the coding sequence ATGAAAATCCGTAACCGAAATCCGACTGCCGACAAGATTGAGTCGCAGATGACGCCAATGATTGACGTCGTCTTTCTACTCTTGATTTTCTTCATGTTCACGCTGAAGATTATTGAGCCGGAAGGTGACTTCAACATCAACATGCCGCTGAGCCGACCGGCAGAGGCAGCTGTTACGGATGCTGAACTGCCGCCGTTGAAAGTGCGACTGGAAGCGGATCCCGGGACTGGTGACCTGCGGAGCCTGCGATTTGGGGATCGAGATCTGGGTGGAGGTCCTGACGCGTTTCGTACGCTGAATGAAGAAATCAACAGGATCGTTCTGGCTTTGCAGAATGTGGGGCCGGCCGATGCTGAGGACGGTGCTGAAACGCAGGAAGTGGAACTCGATCCCGATTTTAATCTGGACTACCGGTACGTTATCAGCGCGATCAGTGCCTGTTCCGGAAGAGTAACAGCTGAAGGTACGACCGTGCCGCTGCTAAGCAGAATTAAGTTCGCTCAGGTTCGCCAGGAAGAACCGTTGCCTGTCACGGAGCAGTGA
- a CDS encoding tetratricopeptide repeat protein: MIRFHLYLIVALSLVMTGTTTRSCSASDGRDAFLLGLRARGYFDTALQYLDRLAADPDTSDRLRTSFRLERATIWLDRSAASRRADERDEFSGRALAAFESFLDEFPGHPQAAWTCEQMGRLLMDRARQKLWTRNASGDSVQRTERTDSGRRLLVRAKKAFVQARDLSKTQLEILTFVTLEEDEAGYQLRRRTEFRYQQTWLNSVECLYEEALTYDPDSEKRLDLLKRAAAACEEIRTFSREGLGQSAKLMMGRCRLQMGDINQALGYFDELRNQPSQQTYMLALSRAAQYNRLICLNHESRREYQNVITEATRWLKQNQSACNTEAGLGILYEKTIASEALARNEELSEEQRQLRFRKTLADLDLVSAVLSPVQEPARAAARRLRDELGQDRREPKNFETAFDRGREIIGQLQGVRSALQLVETDPQQTQAAQQLELLEAEAGRMFQLALQFREPDSDRSAVAQARYLLSYIFLRQRKNYDAFVLARHVMRRHTKDADETAANASEMAISAAVQIWESAPKDDRMFELKLVHEICEEVLRRFPGSRHATDARMRLGRVYLELEQPQQAAEVFQQVSPDDTGYAAACIEAGQAWWLAWARAGSSPKGHSQTLIDAATLSLWKKRAVSRLTEGVQLSRDALTGSSLSDDIVRAEVSLSSLMNEDGRFTETVRRLTQGDPAVLRAIESGEERPERGVNSRAFAGLFYRTLLRAYVGTQQIDDAVLVMRKLQTLDSANTTAVFVQLGRELQKELKRLQDAGKNDQHDQLRASFQEFLGQVYESRDSTEFGALLWIGDTYADLALESQDTEQSVESFARAVETYQQLLQSPIDEPTAAAVSLRLIRIYRRQQSYQRAVELGTKVLTGNPASVSVQLEIAHVLADWGEHGEPERLLESIVGSPVPPKDKIIWGWVTLARRLQKSRHQENWTDLKPLFLEARYELSHSRLRYVRTNPDLGQQQLEAAARELTSMAESMNDFDQEWRDRFQGLYEEIRKAMGRPGLALFRSYDVAGPTENDARTAIHDSTVTGNTDAVPVLANDGNPPNEDQLSDSLYLILGISLMAVVVAAGSFIIMRQPKKKIRTRYGNPPNPDLLTTKNRNIAKRASSPRTNAAGQRKAPSQPSGPQSAEKRQLTTGETAAESRRSRVRKRSPPPENQ; the protein is encoded by the coding sequence ATGATTCGATTCCACCTGTATCTTATCGTAGCGCTGTCGCTGGTTATGACCGGCACTACGACGCGTTCGTGTTCTGCTTCCGATGGTCGTGATGCGTTTCTTCTGGGGCTCAGGGCCCGTGGTTATTTCGATACGGCACTGCAGTACCTTGACAGGCTGGCTGCAGATCCGGACACATCCGATCGTCTTCGAACGTCATTTCGGCTGGAACGGGCCACGATTTGGCTGGACCGCAGTGCAGCTTCCCGCCGTGCTGATGAGCGAGATGAATTTTCCGGTCGGGCTCTGGCCGCATTTGAATCCTTTCTGGACGAGTTCCCTGGACATCCTCAGGCTGCCTGGACCTGCGAACAGATGGGGCGTCTGTTGATGGACCGAGCCCGTCAGAAACTCTGGACTCGCAATGCATCCGGTGATTCTGTTCAACGCACCGAACGGACGGACTCCGGCCGCCGGTTGCTGGTACGAGCAAAAAAGGCGTTTGTTCAGGCGCGCGATCTGTCCAAAACACAGCTGGAAATCCTGACGTTCGTGACTCTGGAAGAAGATGAAGCCGGCTATCAGTTGCGGCGACGAACTGAATTTCGTTACCAGCAGACATGGCTCAACTCTGTCGAGTGTTTGTACGAAGAGGCACTCACATATGATCCTGACAGTGAAAAGCGACTTGATCTGCTGAAACGTGCTGCGGCGGCCTGCGAAGAGATTCGCACGTTCAGCCGGGAAGGGCTTGGGCAGTCGGCGAAGCTCATGATGGGCAGGTGTCGGTTGCAGATGGGTGATATCAATCAGGCACTGGGTTATTTTGACGAATTGCGAAATCAACCGTCGCAGCAGACGTATATGCTGGCGCTCAGCCGTGCGGCTCAGTACAACCGCCTGATCTGTCTGAATCATGAGTCCAGACGGGAATACCAAAACGTGATCACGGAAGCCACGCGATGGCTTAAACAGAATCAGTCGGCCTGCAATACAGAGGCGGGACTGGGCATTCTGTATGAAAAGACAATAGCGTCAGAAGCCCTGGCCCGTAACGAGGAACTTAGCGAAGAGCAGCGCCAACTGCGATTCAGAAAAACTCTGGCGGATCTGGATTTAGTAAGTGCCGTGCTGAGTCCGGTTCAGGAGCCGGCTCGTGCAGCAGCAAGACGGCTCCGCGACGAACTTGGACAGGATCGCCGTGAACCGAAAAACTTTGAAACGGCCTTCGACCGAGGTCGGGAAATCATTGGACAACTGCAGGGAGTCCGCAGTGCCTTACAACTGGTAGAAACTGATCCGCAGCAAACGCAGGCAGCTCAACAGCTTGAACTGCTTGAAGCTGAAGCCGGAAGAATGTTTCAACTCGCCCTTCAGTTCCGGGAACCTGACTCCGACCGCTCGGCTGTGGCGCAGGCCCGATATCTGCTGAGTTACATATTTCTCCGGCAAAGAAAGAACTACGACGCATTTGTGCTGGCGCGTCATGTCATGCGCCGCCATACTAAGGATGCCGATGAGACGGCCGCCAATGCCAGCGAAATGGCAATCTCTGCAGCGGTACAAATTTGGGAATCAGCTCCCAAAGATGATCGTATGTTCGAGCTGAAACTGGTTCATGAAATCTGTGAAGAGGTCCTCCGCAGATTTCCGGGGTCACGACATGCGACAGATGCCCGGATGCGACTGGGACGCGTTTATTTAGAACTCGAACAGCCGCAGCAGGCGGCAGAAGTCTTTCAGCAGGTGTCCCCCGACGATACCGGGTATGCGGCCGCCTGCATCGAAGCAGGTCAGGCGTGGTGGCTGGCGTGGGCCCGGGCCGGCAGCAGTCCAAAAGGACACAGCCAGACGCTAATTGATGCAGCGACGCTGTCCTTGTGGAAAAAAAGAGCCGTCAGTCGGCTGACCGAAGGCGTTCAGTTGAGTCGCGACGCCCTGACCGGCAGCAGCCTCAGCGATGACATCGTACGTGCTGAGGTGTCTCTGAGCAGTCTGATGAACGAGGACGGAAGATTCACCGAAACGGTTCGACGGCTGACTCAGGGAGATCCTGCGGTTCTGAGGGCGATAGAGTCGGGTGAGGAACGCCCGGAGCGCGGGGTCAACAGTCGGGCGTTTGCCGGACTTTTTTACCGGACGCTGTTACGTGCCTACGTGGGAACTCAGCAAATCGATGACGCCGTCCTGGTCATGCGGAAACTGCAGACACTTGACTCCGCCAACACCACAGCCGTTTTTGTTCAGCTCGGACGTGAATTGCAAAAAGAACTGAAGAGACTCCAGGATGCAGGAAAGAACGACCAACACGATCAGTTGCGTGCCTCGTTTCAGGAGTTTCTTGGCCAGGTCTATGAATCTCGCGATTCAACAGAATTTGGAGCTTTGCTGTGGATTGGTGATACGTACGCTGACCTGGCCCTGGAAAGCCAAGATACTGAACAATCTGTAGAATCGTTTGCCAGAGCTGTTGAGACATATCAGCAACTGCTTCAGTCTCCGATTGACGAACCGACTGCTGCGGCCGTCTCGCTGAGACTCATTCGTATCTACCGCCGGCAACAGAGCTATCAGCGCGCAGTTGAGCTTGGTACCAAGGTGCTTACCGGGAATCCGGCTTCCGTGTCTGTCCAGCTGGAAATTGCTCATGTGCTGGCGGACTGGGGAGAGCACGGAGAACCGGAACGGCTGCTGGAATCGATTGTGGGATCCCCGGTCCCCCCGAAAGACAAAATTATCTGGGGCTGGGTAACACTCGCACGAAGACTGCAGAAATCACGACATCAGGAGAACTGGACTGATTTGAAACCGTTGTTTCTGGAAGCTCGTTACGAGCTTTCACACAGTCGCCTGAGATATGTCCGAACGAATCCGGACCTCGGTCAACAGCAACTTGAGGCGGCGGCCCGGGAGTTAACATCCATGGCTGAGTCCATGAATGACTTCGACCAGGAATGGCGGGACCGTTTTCAGGGACTGTACGAGGAAATCCGGAAAGCGATGGGACGACCAGGGCTGGCCCTGTTCCGTTCCTACGACGTGGCAGGTCCGACAGAGAATGACGCCCGGACCGCCATCCATGATTCAACGGTCACCGGCAACACGGATGCTGTGCCGGTATTGGCGAATGACGGAAACCCGCCCAATGAAGACCAATTGTCCGATTCGCTCTACCTGATTCTGGGAATCAGTCTGATGGCCGTCGTGGTGGCAGCCGGCAGTTTCATAATCATGCGACAACCGAAAAAGAAAATTCGGACCCGATACGGCAACCCGCCGAATCCGGACCTGCTCACGACGAAAAATCGGAACATTGCAAAACGAGCGTCATCACCGCGTACAAATGCTGCCGGTCAGCGCAAGGCACCATCTCAGCCATCCGGACCGCAGAGTGCTGAGAAGCGTCAATTAACGACAGGCGAAACAGCTGCCGAGTCCCGCAGATCGCGTGTCCGGAAACGTTCTCCCCCACCAGAGAATCAGTAG
- a CDS encoding sugar phosphate isomerase/epimerase, with the protein MNRFSRRETLAAAAMLLPARWSVAADARRVVPQAALRLGLVTYNWGKDWDLSTVVRNCENTGFQGVELRSTHRHGVEISLSKQNRADVRRRFADSPVELMGLGSACEYHATDPSELKRNIAETAEFLKLSHDIGSTGIKVRPNQLPAQVPVEKTIEQIGLSLNKVGEIAEDLNQQVRVEVHGRGTSQLPVMKAIMDIADHPSVGICWNCNPADMNGDGFRHNFKLVQDRLATVHIHDLRSDRYPWKDLFTLLRLVDAPSFTGWTLLEDGKVPDDIVRSMHQNRKLWKQLIR; encoded by the coding sequence ATGAACAGATTCAGTCGACGTGAAACTCTGGCTGCCGCTGCCATGCTGTTGCCGGCCAGATGGTCAGTTGCAGCGGATGCCCGCCGTGTTGTTCCTCAAGCTGCCCTCCGACTGGGACTTGTGACTTACAACTGGGGGAAAGACTGGGACCTGTCAACAGTTGTCAGGAACTGCGAGAATACAGGTTTCCAGGGAGTCGAGCTGCGCAGCACCCATCGCCACGGAGTTGAGATCAGTCTAAGCAAACAGAATCGTGCCGATGTTCGTCGCCGGTTTGCTGATAGTCCGGTTGAACTGATGGGACTCGGCAGTGCTTGTGAATATCACGCGACTGACCCGTCGGAACTTAAGCGGAACATTGCTGAAACAGCTGAGTTTCTGAAGCTCAGCCACGACATCGGCAGTACGGGTATCAAGGTTCGTCCGAATCAGCTTCCCGCACAGGTGCCTGTTGAAAAAACGATCGAACAAATTGGTCTGTCGCTGAACAAAGTCGGCGAAATAGCGGAAGATCTGAATCAACAGGTACGAGTTGAAGTTCACGGTCGCGGTACCAGCCAGCTGCCGGTCATGAAGGCAATTATGGATATAGCCGATCACCCGTCTGTTGGCATTTGCTGGAACTGTAATCCGGCCGACATGAACGGCGACGGATTTCGGCACAATTTCAAACTCGTGCAGGACCGCTTAGCAACAGTTCATATTCACGACCTCAGAAGTGACCGGTATCCGTGGAAGGATCTGTTCACGCTGCTCAGACTGGTTGACGCTCCTTCGTTTACCGGCTGGACGCTGCTCGAAGATGGCAAGGTTCCGGACGACATCGTGCGGTCAATGCATCAAAATCGGAAGCTGTGGAAGCAGCTGATCAGATGA
- a CDS encoding SDR family oxidoreductase, producing MLLHLEESVALVIGGSSGIGKASVDAFLEEGARVVIWDIAAANSQHSGDGRCIEFQVDISDLAAVERVTSETELAVGSIDHLVHAAAIGSGKYGFPYTNLNPHDWARILDVNVTGMVNVAHTVGPHMIRHGGGTMVFVASVAGQIGSQTDPPYSASKAANINLAQIMAKDLAVNGIRVNTVCPGMVKTPLNRLVWQSWNEREPADSKLTYEEWGDEKVRKLIPLETWQRPEDIADMILFLSSGRAAQVTGQTINVDGGFVMHS from the coding sequence GTGTTACTTCATCTGGAAGAGTCGGTAGCACTGGTCATTGGTGGTTCCAGCGGCATTGGCAAAGCCAGCGTGGATGCATTTCTGGAAGAAGGCGCGCGCGTGGTCATCTGGGACATCGCAGCAGCCAACAGTCAGCACAGTGGCGATGGTCGTTGTATTGAGTTTCAGGTCGATATTTCTGATTTGGCAGCCGTGGAACGTGTGACCAGCGAAACGGAGCTGGCCGTTGGTTCGATCGACCACCTTGTACACGCCGCCGCCATCGGTTCCGGTAAATACGGATTCCCCTACACCAATCTGAATCCACATGACTGGGCACGGATTCTGGACGTGAATGTCACCGGAATGGTGAATGTTGCTCATACGGTCGGTCCACACATGATACGGCACGGTGGCGGAACAATGGTTTTCGTGGCGTCAGTCGCCGGCCAGATTGGTTCACAGACTGATCCGCCTTACAGTGCCTCGAAAGCTGCGAATATTAATCTCGCTCAGATCATGGCCAAAGACCTGGCGGTTAACGGCATTCGAGTGAACACCGTTTGTCCAGGGATGGTAAAAACGCCGCTCAACCGTCTCGTTTGGCAGTCATGGAACGAACGTGAACCCGCTGACAGTAAGTTGACCTATGAGGAATGGGGTGATGAAAAGGTTCGAAAGCTGATTCCTCTGGAAACATGGCAGCGCCCGGAGGACATCGCTGACATGATCCTGTTTCTGTCTTCCGGACGGGCTGCTCAGGTTACCGGTCAGACGATCAACGTCGATGGCGGCTTTGTGATGCACTCATAG
- a CDS encoding biopolymer transporter ExbD: MTPMIDIVFQLIAFFMVITNFEQNQADERVRLPKDQLARPPEVKRENSFTLNLGFLRDSETGRITDPDPYLFFGADQVKVGDCAVRLRQEAQFYEALDVDLAEVTVEIRSDGDVSTGLVQELIQKCQEARASQQSTEGFQRFALRATRKTD; encoded by the coding sequence ATGACGCCGATGATCGACATCGTGTTTCAGCTGATTGCGTTTTTTATGGTGATTACGAATTTTGAACAGAATCAGGCAGATGAACGAGTGCGATTGCCAAAGGATCAGCTGGCCCGTCCTCCGGAAGTAAAGCGAGAAAATTCTTTTACACTGAACCTGGGATTTCTTCGGGACAGTGAAACCGGCCGGATCACAGACCCGGATCCTTATTTGTTCTTTGGAGCGGATCAGGTGAAGGTCGGGGACTGTGCGGTTCGACTGAGGCAGGAGGCTCAGTTTTACGAAGCACTCGATGTGGATCTGGCCGAAGTCACTGTGGAAATCCGCTCTGACGGAGATGTTTCAACGGGACTGGTGCAGGAATTGATCCAAAAATGTCAGGAAGCCCGAGCCTCACAGCAGAGCACCGAAGGATTTCAGCGGTTTGCTCTGAGAGCAACCCGGAAAACAGATTGA